A stretch of Tripterygium wilfordii isolate XIE 37 chromosome 11, ASM1340144v1, whole genome shotgun sequence DNA encodes these proteins:
- the LOC120009529 gene encoding protein EIN4-like isoform X1, with amino-acid sequence MGYGAMSRALAPVLLISYFTLSVMAVDTDFVNCVCDDEGFWSLQNILQCQKVSDFLIAVAYFSIPIELLYFVSCSDVPFKLVLLQFVAFIVLCGLTHLLNGWTYYGPHSFQLMLSLTIAKFLTALVSCATAITLFTLIPLLLKLKVRELFLKQNVLELGQEVGLMKKQKEASLHVRMLTQEIRKSLNKLTIVHTTLVELSNTLNLHNCAIWMPNESKKEMKIKYELNSSASKNHCHSISTFDPDVLVIRGNRGVRVLKSYSLLGAASGGGSDEAGAMAAVRMPMLNVSNFKGGTPELVDTCYAILVLVLPHTNSRGWTSEEMEMVEAVSDQVAVALSHASVLEESQLTREKLVEQNRALQEAKKKAMMANQARNSFQKVMSYGLRRPMHSILGLLSMFQGENMSIDQRLIIDSLSKTSNVLSTLINDVMEMSTEDNERFSFETRPFQLHSVIKEASCLAKCLSLCKGFGFKVDVQSSVPDWVMGDERRTFQVILHMVGYLLNSYDGEGMIIFHVVSQSEMLMWRLNCPDNYVSVKFEIAINKESSQSEGSTSIAHSYGKQVEHGRSFNMCKKLVQLMQGNIWISTNSLGLAQSMTMVLRLRIQRRFEDSHLPLEIS; translated from the exons ATGGGTTATGGAGCAATGTCAAGAGCATTAGCTCCTGTATTGCTGATTTCATACTTTACCTTATCGGTTATGGCAGTTGATACTGATTTTGTGAATTGTGTTTGTGATGATGAGGGCTTTTGGAGCCTCCAGAATATTCTGCAGTGCCAGAAAGTGAGTGATTTCTTGATTGCTGTGGCATACTTTTCGATACCCATCGAGCTGTTATACTTTGTTAGCTGCTCTGACGTTCCATTCAAATTAGTCCTCCTTCAGTTTGTGGCATTTATAGTTCTTTGTGGATTGACTCATTTGCTAAATGGATGGACTTACTATGGCCCCCACTCATTCCAGTTGATGTTGTCCCTCACCATTGCGAAATTCCTTACAGCCTTGGTTTCATGTGCAACTGCAATAACCCTATTTACTTTGATTCCCCTTCTTCTCAAATTGAAAGTAAGAGAGCTTTTCCTGAAGCAGAATGTGTTGGAATTAGGTCAGGAAGTTGGGCTGATGAAGAAACAGAAGGAAGCAAGTTTGCATGTCCGGATGCTAACCCAGGAAATCAGGAAGTCACTCAATAAGCTAACAATTGTGCACACCACTTTGGTTGAGCTTTCAAATACTCTTAATTTGCACAATTGTGCCATTTGGATGCCAAACGAGAGTAAAAAAGAGATGAAGATTAAATATGAGTTGAATTCAAGTGCTTCTAAAAATCATTGCCACTCTATATCTACGTTTGACCCAGATGTGTTAGTGATTCGAGGGAACAGGGGAGTGAGAGTTTTAAAGTCATATTCACTGCTTGGGGCTGCAAGTGGTGGTGGGTCTGATGAGGCAGGTGCCATGGCGGCAGTTAGGATGCCAATGcttaatgtttcaaatttcaaaggaGGGACACCAGAGCTGGTAGATACTTGTTATGCAATATTAGTTTTAGTTCTTCCACATACGAATTCAAGAGGTTGGACCTCTGAGGAAATGGAAATGGTGGAAGCCGTTTCAGACCAAGTAGCTGTGGCCTTATCCCATGCTTCAGTTCTGGAAGAATCTCAATTAACGAGGGAAAAACTAGTTGAGCAAAATCGTGCCCTGCAAGAAGCTAAGAAGAAAGCCATGATGGCAAACCAGGCAAGGAATTCATTTCAGAAAGTAATGAGTTATGGGTTGAGGAGGCCAATGCATTCTATCTTGGGCCTGCTTTCCATGTTTCAAGGCGAGAATATGAGCATTGACCAAAGACTTATCATCGACTCATTGAGTAAAACCAGCAATGTTCTTTCCACATTGATTAATGATGTGATGGAGATGTCAACTGAAGATAATGAGAGGTTTTCTTTTGAGACGCGTCCCTTTCAGCTACATTCTGTTATCAAGGAAGCTTCTTGCCTTGCCAAGTGCCTGTCTCTATGCAAAGGCTTTGGTTTTAAAGTTGATGTTCAAAGCTCAGTTCCCGATTGGGTGATGGGAGATGAGAGGAGGACTTTCCAAGTGATTTTGCATATGGTTGGATATTTATTGAATTCTTATGATGGAGAAGGCATGATTATATTCCACGTTGTTTCGCAGAGTGAAATGCTAATGTGGAGACTCAATTGTCCAGATAATTATGTGTCTgtgaagtttgaaattgcaattaACAAGGAAAGTTCTCAGTCAGAAGGATCAACCTCAATAGCACATTCATATGGCAAACAAGTTGAGCATGGCCGAAGCTTCAATATGtgcaaaaaacttgtccag TTGATGCAAGGTAATATCTGGATATCA
- the LOC120009529 gene encoding protein EIN4-like isoform X2: MGYGAMSRALAPVLLISYFTLSVMAVDTDFVNCVCDDEGFWSLQNILQCQKVSDFLIAVAYFSIPIELLYFVSCSDVPFKLVLLQFVAFIVLCGLTHLLNGWTYYGPHSFQLMLSLTIAKFLTALVSCATAITLFTLIPLLLKLKVRELFLKQNVLELGQEVGLMKKQKEASLHVRMLTQEIRKSLNKLTIVHTTLVELSNTLNLHNCAIWMPNESKKEMKIKYELNSSASKNHCHSISTFDPDVLVIRGNRGVRVLKSYSLLGAASGGGSDEAGAMAAVRMPMLNVSNFKGGTPELVDTCYAILVLVLPHTNSRGWTSEEMEMVEAVSDQVAVALSHASVLEESQLTREKLVEQNRALQEAKKKAMMANQARNSFQKVMSYGLRRPMHSILGLLSMFQGENMSIDQRLIIDSLSKTSNVLSTLINDVMEMSTEDNERFSFETRPFQLHSVIKEASCLAKCLSLCKGFGFKVDVQSSVPDWVMGDERRTFQVILHMVGYLLNSYDGEGMIIFHVVSQSEMLMWRLNCPDNYVSVKFEIAINKESSQSEGSTSIAHSYGKQVEHGRSFNMCKKLVQVSPQTRRGYCRESERERERLYRIISSDLCT, from the exons ATGGGTTATGGAGCAATGTCAAGAGCATTAGCTCCTGTATTGCTGATTTCATACTTTACCTTATCGGTTATGGCAGTTGATACTGATTTTGTGAATTGTGTTTGTGATGATGAGGGCTTTTGGAGCCTCCAGAATATTCTGCAGTGCCAGAAAGTGAGTGATTTCTTGATTGCTGTGGCATACTTTTCGATACCCATCGAGCTGTTATACTTTGTTAGCTGCTCTGACGTTCCATTCAAATTAGTCCTCCTTCAGTTTGTGGCATTTATAGTTCTTTGTGGATTGACTCATTTGCTAAATGGATGGACTTACTATGGCCCCCACTCATTCCAGTTGATGTTGTCCCTCACCATTGCGAAATTCCTTACAGCCTTGGTTTCATGTGCAACTGCAATAACCCTATTTACTTTGATTCCCCTTCTTCTCAAATTGAAAGTAAGAGAGCTTTTCCTGAAGCAGAATGTGTTGGAATTAGGTCAGGAAGTTGGGCTGATGAAGAAACAGAAGGAAGCAAGTTTGCATGTCCGGATGCTAACCCAGGAAATCAGGAAGTCACTCAATAAGCTAACAATTGTGCACACCACTTTGGTTGAGCTTTCAAATACTCTTAATTTGCACAATTGTGCCATTTGGATGCCAAACGAGAGTAAAAAAGAGATGAAGATTAAATATGAGTTGAATTCAAGTGCTTCTAAAAATCATTGCCACTCTATATCTACGTTTGACCCAGATGTGTTAGTGATTCGAGGGAACAGGGGAGTGAGAGTTTTAAAGTCATATTCACTGCTTGGGGCTGCAAGTGGTGGTGGGTCTGATGAGGCAGGTGCCATGGCGGCAGTTAGGATGCCAATGcttaatgtttcaaatttcaaaggaGGGACACCAGAGCTGGTAGATACTTGTTATGCAATATTAGTTTTAGTTCTTCCACATACGAATTCAAGAGGTTGGACCTCTGAGGAAATGGAAATGGTGGAAGCCGTTTCAGACCAAGTAGCTGTGGCCTTATCCCATGCTTCAGTTCTGGAAGAATCTCAATTAACGAGGGAAAAACTAGTTGAGCAAAATCGTGCCCTGCAAGAAGCTAAGAAGAAAGCCATGATGGCAAACCAGGCAAGGAATTCATTTCAGAAAGTAATGAGTTATGGGTTGAGGAGGCCAATGCATTCTATCTTGGGCCTGCTTTCCATGTTTCAAGGCGAGAATATGAGCATTGACCAAAGACTTATCATCGACTCATTGAGTAAAACCAGCAATGTTCTTTCCACATTGATTAATGATGTGATGGAGATGTCAACTGAAGATAATGAGAGGTTTTCTTTTGAGACGCGTCCCTTTCAGCTACATTCTGTTATCAAGGAAGCTTCTTGCCTTGCCAAGTGCCTGTCTCTATGCAAAGGCTTTGGTTTTAAAGTTGATGTTCAAAGCTCAGTTCCCGATTGGGTGATGGGAGATGAGAGGAGGACTTTCCAAGTGATTTTGCATATGGTTGGATATTTATTGAATTCTTATGATGGAGAAGGCATGATTATATTCCACGTTGTTTCGCAGAGTGAAATGCTAATGTGGAGACTCAATTGTCCAGATAATTATGTGTCTgtgaagtttgaaattgcaattaACAAGGAAAGTTCTCAGTCAGAAGGATCAACCTCAATAGCACATTCATATGGCAAACAAGTTGAGCATGGCCGAAGCTTCAATATGtgcaaaaaacttgtccaggtgAGTCCTCAAACAAGGAGAGGTTATTgcagagagagcgagagagagagagagagactttaCAGGATCATTTCCAGTGACCTATGTACATG A